A genomic window from Paenibacillus sp. FSL K6-0276 includes:
- the glgB gene encoding 1,4-alpha-glucan branching protein GlgB, which yields MAEIAKIDTLPSVADIYLFHEGTNYRSYSMLGAHIAAEEGVTGVRFTVWAPHATYVGLAGDHNGWVGMLDVDSLYKIPDSGFWSRFFPGKEPGTFYKYRIVASDGSSFLKADPFAFKAEVRPATASVVTDLSGYRWGDAAWRRKSKVPYHQPMNIYEMHFGTWRQKEDGEFYSYQDMSDLLIPYLMEMGYTHVEFMPLAEHPYDLSWGYQGTGYFAATSRYGEPHELMYLIDHLHQAGIGVILDWVPAHFAKDAHGLRMFDGSPLYEYADPMLAEKPGWGTLSFDFSKPEISSFLISNALFWFEYYHIDGMRVDAVTSMLRLDFEKQAHQYRRNVNGGLENLEAIKFIQNLNKAIFHYFPKALMMAEESSAWPGVTAPVHEGGLGFNYKWNMGWMNDTLGYIEHDFWGRPNHHNLLTFPICYAYAENYALPLSHDEVVHGKKSLLDKMPGSYEQKFAGLRQLLGYQISHPGKKLLFMGGEFGQFIEWKDQEQLDWLLLDYDSHRGMLAYTAALNKLYRSEKALWELDHSQEGYQWIDADDNEQSVISYMRRGKKPGDTLLFIINFQPVEHQHYRIGVPRPGTYEEVFSSETVEYGGSGLHNVPQKSNKLEWHNQVNSIELTLPPLSFLVFKKTARLGKSKEVNEL from the coding sequence TTGGCTGAAATAGCAAAAATCGATACCCTTCCGTCAGTTGCTGATATTTATTTGTTCCATGAGGGCACCAATTATCGCAGCTATTCTATGCTGGGTGCGCACATTGCCGCTGAAGAAGGCGTTACGGGCGTGCGCTTTACCGTGTGGGCTCCTCATGCGACATATGTAGGACTAGCTGGTGATCATAATGGCTGGGTTGGAATGCTGGACGTGGACTCGTTATATAAGATACCCGATTCAGGATTTTGGAGTCGTTTTTTTCCGGGAAAAGAACCGGGAACTTTTTACAAATACAGGATTGTTGCCAGTGATGGCTCCAGCTTCCTAAAAGCTGATCCATTTGCCTTCAAAGCTGAGGTTCGCCCGGCGACTGCATCCGTGGTTACGGATCTCAGTGGTTATCGTTGGGGAGATGCTGCATGGCGGAGAAAGAGTAAAGTTCCATATCATCAACCGATGAACATTTATGAAATGCATTTTGGAACTTGGCGTCAAAAAGAAGATGGGGAATTTTACAGCTATCAGGATATGAGTGATTTATTAATTCCTTATCTGATGGAAATGGGCTACACCCATGTTGAGTTTATGCCGCTAGCTGAGCATCCATACGATTTATCTTGGGGCTATCAAGGAACTGGGTATTTCGCGGCGACGAGTCGATATGGTGAGCCCCATGAGTTGATGTATTTAATCGATCATCTGCATCAAGCTGGAATAGGTGTGATTCTGGATTGGGTTCCGGCCCACTTTGCAAAAGATGCACACGGTTTAAGGATGTTTGATGGTTCGCCACTATATGAATATGCAGATCCGATGTTAGCGGAAAAACCAGGCTGGGGAACACTTTCGTTTGATTTCAGCAAGCCTGAAATTTCTTCATTCCTCATTTCTAACGCACTCTTTTGGTTTGAGTATTATCATATTGATGGAATGCGTGTTGATGCAGTTACGAGTATGCTTCGTCTCGATTTTGAAAAACAGGCTCATCAATATCGGCGTAATGTGAACGGTGGTTTGGAGAATTTAGAGGCCATCAAATTTATACAGAATCTGAATAAAGCAATATTTCATTATTTTCCAAAGGCATTGATGATGGCGGAAGAATCTAGTGCTTGGCCGGGAGTTACAGCGCCAGTTCATGAAGGTGGCCTCGGCTTTAATTACAAATGGAATATGGGATGGATGAATGACACTTTAGGCTACATAGAACATGATTTCTGGGGGCGACCTAATCATCATAATTTACTAACATTCCCAATATGTTATGCTTATGCCGAAAATTATGCATTGCCGTTATCACATGATGAGGTTGTACATGGCAAGAAGTCGTTATTGGACAAAATGCCTGGTTCTTATGAACAAAAGTTCGCAGGACTTAGGCAACTGCTTGGTTATCAAATATCGCATCCCGGTAAAAAGCTTCTGTTTATGGGCGGGGAATTCGGCCAATTTATCGAGTGGAAGGATCAGGAACAGCTGGATTGGCTACTGCTGGATTATGACAGCCATCGCGGCATGCTCGCCTACACTGCTGCACTTAATAAACTGTATCGCTCGGAGAAAGCACTGTGGGAGCTTGATCATTCCCAAGAGGGTTATCAATGGATTGATGCGGATGACAATGAACAAAGCGTTATTTCATATATGCGTAGAGGTAAGAAGCCTGGAGATACATTGCTATTTATCATCAATTTCCAACCCGTTGAACATCAACATTATCGTATTGGAGTTCCGCGCCCAGGGACTTATGAAGAAGTCTTTAGCTCGGAAACTGTAGAGTATGGAGGTTCAGGTCTGCACAATGTGCCTCAGAAGAGCAATAAGCTGGAATGGCACAATCAGGTGAACAGCATAGAGCTAACATTACCGCCTCTTAGCTTCCTGGTGTTTAAGAAAACGGCAAGATTGGGTAAAAGTAAAGAGGTAAATGAGTTATAG
- a CDS encoding glucose-1-phosphate adenylyltransferase: MNNKKDCIAMLLAGGEGRRLAPLTSSMAKPAVPFGGQYKIIDFPLSNCVNSKIDTVGVLTQYEAESLHDHIGEGEPWGLHSQKDKGVTLLPSGVEGRDSYTGTADAIYKNIEYIDSRNPEHVLILSGDHIYHMDYRKMLDYHVGKAAKATISVMEVPWDEASRFGVMNVNDELKISEFAEKPKVPKSNLASMGIYLFKWAYLKEHLLRDAANPNSSHDFGKDVIPTMLDQNDELFAYRFKGYWRDVGTVGSLWEAHMDLLQKNNGMKLDKAHWPMYSRSRRTKLAVHKPRVQIPSTDSLVNEFCTQEGSLQRSVIFNGVEIGKMSLIKQSVIMPGVRIGRGVEIENAIIGEGAIIKDGAVIKGSINNIVVVGPNETVAAKPAVRNQPSRLFQDVYEKTGRLREVLPS, encoded by the coding sequence ATGAATAACAAAAAAGATTGTATCGCCATGCTCTTGGCAGGAGGGGAAGGCCGTAGATTGGCTCCCTTGACTTCCAGTATGGCTAAGCCTGCAGTCCCTTTCGGTGGACAGTATAAAATTATTGACTTCCCGCTTAGTAATTGTGTAAACTCCAAAATTGATACAGTAGGTGTCCTGACTCAGTATGAAGCTGAATCCTTGCATGATCACATCGGTGAAGGTGAACCTTGGGGCTTACATAGTCAAAAGGACAAAGGTGTCACACTCCTTCCTTCCGGTGTTGAAGGCAGAGATAGCTATACAGGAACTGCTGATGCGATTTATAAGAACATTGAGTATATCGATAGCCGCAATCCAGAACATGTACTCATTCTATCCGGTGATCATATTTACCATATGGATTACCGTAAAATGCTGGATTATCATGTAGGGAAAGCTGCAAAAGCTACAATCTCAGTAATGGAGGTGCCATGGGATGAAGCCAGTCGTTTTGGAGTGATGAACGTAAATGATGAACTAAAAATCTCTGAGTTTGCGGAAAAACCAAAAGTACCTAAAAGTAATTTGGCTTCAATGGGTATTTACCTGTTTAAGTGGGCTTATCTGAAGGAGCACTTGTTGCGGGATGCAGCTAATCCGAATTCCAGCCATGACTTTGGTAAAGACGTTATACCAACGATGCTTGATCAGAATGATGAGTTATTCGCTTACCGCTTCAAAGGGTACTGGAGAGATGTAGGTACTGTGGGTAGTCTTTGGGAAGCGCATATGGATCTTCTGCAAAAAAACAATGGCATGAAGCTCGACAAAGCTCATTGGCCGATGTATAGCCGGAGTCGCCGGACAAAGCTTGCTGTTCATAAACCACGTGTTCAGATCCCGTCAACGGACTCTCTCGTTAATGAATTCTGCACGCAAGAAGGCAGCTTGCAACGTTCTGTAATTTTCAATGGTGTGGAAATTGGCAAGATGAGCTTGATCAAGCAAAGCGTTATTATGCCTGGTGTTCGAATTGGACGTGGAGTAGAGATCGAAAATGCCATTATTGGCGAAGGTGCAATCATTAAGGATGGGGCTGTCATCAAGGGAAGCATAAATAATATTGTAGTCGTTGGGCCTAACGAGACCGTAGCAGCTAAGCCAGCGGTTCGAAACCAACCTTCCCGTCTGTTTCAGGACGTTTATGAGAAGACAGGACGACTACGGGAAGTTCTCCCTTCATAA
- a CDS encoding GNAT family N-acetyltransferase — protein MEVLGNSIKIVRGEPDRTGDILRLLQEAANWMELNGIKQWTSGQFNENDITGYFTDRHVYLALDDDAVVGMFTLQFSDPQYWGSKNDESYAYLHRLAVAGSHRSQGLGQHMLKYAVVRAKELGCRGLRFDTVAHNIKLNRYYQSMGFHYIGTNDMGNGRLVNLYEHYEEQPDPDRLILRFISESDFEHLKRWSISPEYLKQWAGPSFTFPLDDDQLTKYLSGANHPVNSDRLIFCAVLEATHQVVGHISFSTIDRSNRSARIGRVVVDPDYQGRGFGTRMMNEMLRIGFESLGMHRLSLGAFAFNTVTLKSYEGVGFKREGVQREAALFGDQYVDCVELSILDKEWSALQNFIRFNF, from the coding sequence GTGGAAGTCTTGGGGAACTCAATTAAGATTGTTCGCGGAGAACCCGATCGGACAGGTGATATCTTGAGGTTGCTGCAGGAAGCAGCAAATTGGATGGAGTTAAATGGGATTAAGCAATGGACCTCGGGCCAATTTAATGAGAATGATATCACAGGCTATTTCACCGACAGGCATGTTTATCTTGCGCTTGATGATGATGCTGTAGTTGGAATGTTCACGTTACAATTCAGTGATCCTCAATACTGGGGAAGCAAAAATGATGAGTCTTATGCTTATTTGCATAGATTGGCTGTGGCGGGTTCACACCGCAGTCAGGGACTTGGTCAGCATATGCTTAAATATGCTGTGGTGCGAGCCAAAGAACTTGGCTGCAGAGGACTCAGATTTGATACCGTCGCTCACAACATTAAACTCAATCGTTATTATCAAAGCATGGGTTTTCATTATATAGGCACTAACGATATGGGAAATGGTCGTTTAGTGAACCTGTATGAGCATTATGAGGAGCAACCTGATCCCGATCGTCTGATTCTTAGATTTATTTCCGAATCGGACTTTGAACACTTGAAACGATGGAGTATCTCACCTGAGTATCTGAAGCAGTGGGCTGGACCTTCATTTACTTTTCCTCTTGATGATGACCAGCTTACTAAGTATTTAAGCGGTGCTAATCATCCAGTGAATTCCGATCGCCTTATCTTCTGTGCGGTGCTCGAAGCTACTCATCAGGTCGTGGGTCACATCAGCTTTTCAACCATAGACCGGTCGAATCGATCTGCACGTATTGGCAGAGTAGTAGTAGATCCTGATTATCAGGGTAGAGGTTTTGGAACAAGGATGATGAATGAAATGCTCCGGATCGGATTTGAGAGCTTGGGTATGCATCGTCTTTCCCTTGGTGCTTTCGCTTTCAACACCGTTACCCTGAAATCCTATGAAGGTGTGGGCTTTAAGCGGGAAGGTGTTCAACGCGAAGCGGCGTTGTTTGGGGATCAATATGTAGATTGTGTGGAATTGAGCATTTTAGATAAAGAATGGTCAGCACTCCAAAATTTCATAAGATTTAACTTCTAA